The Nocardia sp. NBC_01329 sequence GAACAGCGACTGGGTGAGACCCTGTCCTCCGTCGCCCGGCACCGATTCCGGAAGGAACGGGGTCAGGTTGTCGGAGTCGAAGAAGGTCAGGCCGACCACGATCACCAGCAGGATCACCCCGACCTTGATGGCCACGGCGATCATCGAGACACGGGAGGAGAGCTTGGTCCCCAGCGCGAGCAGAACGGTGAGCACCGCGATCAGCAGTACCGCCCCCCAGTCGAAGGTGACTCCGCCGATCTCCACCACCGCGGCGCCGCGATCGAACACCTGGCCGAGATATTGCGACCAACCCTTGGCGACCACTGCCGCGGCGAGCGCGAACTCCAGTATCAGGTCCCAGCCGATGATCCAGGCGGCCAGCTCACCGAAGGTCGCGTAGGAGAAGGTGTAGGCGCTGCCGGCTACCGGGACCGTCGAGGCGAACTCCGCGTAGCAGAGCGCGGTGAGACCGCAGGCGATGGCGGCGAAGACGAAGGCCAGCGATACAGCGGGCCCGGCGACGTTCCCGGCCGTCCGGGCGGTGAGGGTGAAGATACCGGCGCCGATGACGACAGCCACACCGAAGATCGCCAGGTCCCAGGAGGTGAGATCTTTGCGCAGTTTCTTTCCGGGCTCTTCGGTATCGCGCAGCGATTGCTCCACGGATTTGGTACGGAACAGCGAACTGCGACTGGTAGGCGTCGTCACTGCGGCCTCCTCGGGGATTCCGGCGCGAGTATCGGGAACGCTAGTGCACGCCCGACATATATCGGGTTATCCACGGCGACAGGGCGGCAATCACCGCACCCGCCGCGATCGCCACCAGACCGGTGATCCCGAAGTAGGCGAACTCGTCATCAGGTGAATAGAAACGCGCCAGCACACCCGACAATGTGGTGCCCAGCGCGAGGGACAGGAAATAGAGGGCCATCATCTGCGCGCGGAAGTGCTCGGGCGCGAGCTGAGTGCTCACCGCCAGGCCGATCGGAGAGATGAGCAGCTCCGAGACGGCGAACACCGCCATGATGAACAGCACCGCCAGAGCGGGCACCGAACGGCCCGTGGTCCCGGCCAGCGGGACGAACAGCAGGAACGCCACTCCCATCCCGGCAACACCGAGCGCGAATTTGCGCGGCGTACTGGGCGCCCGCTCCCCCAGCCTGGTCCACAACAGCGCGAACAGCGGCGACAAGGTGATGATCCACACCGGCTCCACCGAACCGATCCAGTTCGACGGCGCGGTCCAGCCGAATATGTTCCAGTCCATCCGCTCGTCGGAATAGACGGCGAGCACGGTGAAGATCTGCTGGAACAGCGCCCAGAACACCACATTGGCCAGGAACAGCGGCAGGAACGCCCGCACCCGGCTGCGTTCGAGCGGGCTCACCCGGCGATGGGTGAGCAGCACGGCGAAGTACGCCGCCGCGGCGACGACGATCAGCGCGGTGGTCACATCGGGCAGGTTGTCCACAGTGACCAGACCGGTCACCACCACCAGGACGATCACCAGGATCGCGGCGGCCGCCATCCCGGCGACCGGACCGTAGGCCCGGCGCGGCAGCGGATCGGTGGGTGCGCGCCCGGCGGTGCCGAGGTTGCGCCGGAACGCCACGTACTGGATCAGTCCGAGCGCCATCCCGACCGCCGCCGCGCCGAAGCCGGCGTGGAAACCCCACTCCTCCTGCAACAGCCCGGTGAGCAATGGCCCGACGAAGGCACCGAGGTTGATACCGAAATAGAACAGGGTGAAACCGCCGTCGACGCGCGGATCACCTCTCGGGTACAGGGTGCCCAGCAGCGCGGACGCATTCGATTTCAACGCCCCGGCGCCCAGTGCGACCAGCACCAGCCCCACCCCCACCCCGGTCAGCCCGGGGATCAGCGCGAGCGCGATATGCCCGGCCATCACCACGACACCGCCGTAGAAGACGGTCCGCTCCATCCCGACCAACCGGTCGGAGACCCAGCCGCCGATGATCGTGGAGAGATAGACCAGACCGCCGTAGGAGCCGACCAGGCCGATGGCGACATCCTGATCCATACCGAGACCACCGTCGGTGGCCGAGTAGTACAGGTAGTAGCCCAGGATCGTGAGCATCCCGTAGAAGGAGAAACGCTCCCACAGTTCGACACCGAACAGGTTGACGAGTCCGATCGGATGGCCGAAGAAGGTCCGGCCGACGACGTCTGTTGCTTCGGACATCCTCAGACTGTCCCACGCAC is a genomic window containing:
- a CDS encoding peptide MFS transporter — encoded protein: MSEATDVVGRTFFGHPIGLVNLFGVELWERFSFYGMLTILGYYLYYSATDGGLGMDQDVAIGLVGSYGGLVYLSTIIGGWVSDRLVGMERTVFYGGVVVMAGHIALALIPGLTGVGVGLVLVALGAGALKSNASALLGTLYPRGDPRVDGGFTLFYFGINLGAFVGPLLTGLLQEEWGFHAGFGAAAVGMALGLIQYVAFRRNLGTAGRAPTDPLPRRAYGPVAGMAAAAILVIVLVVVTGLVTVDNLPDVTTALIVVAAAAYFAVLLTHRRVSPLERSRVRAFLPLFLANVVFWALFQQIFTVLAVYSDERMDWNIFGWTAPSNWIGSVEPVWIITLSPLFALLWTRLGERAPSTPRKFALGVAGMGVAFLLFVPLAGTTGRSVPALAVLFIMAVFAVSELLISPIGLAVSTQLAPEHFRAQMMALYFLSLALGTTLSGVLARFYSPDDEFAYFGITGLVAIAAGAVIAALSPWITRYMSGVH